One Brachybacterium aquaticum genomic region harbors:
- a CDS encoding response regulator, with protein MSTAPDPIRVVVAEDHPAVRSGLVALLDSAPDIAVVAEAADGDAALAAAREHRPDVVLTDVRMPGATGIEITPRLRETGAHVLVISGFDLDEFVLGALAAGADGYLVKSEDPQRILAAIRDVHRGDAVLSAAATRAVVAALRGREVAPAGPTFTRREEDVLALVAEGLTNQQIATRLFVEITTVKTHLSNALMKLGVDSRVQAALWWQQHRG; from the coding sequence ATGAGCACCGCCCCCGACCCGATCCGCGTCGTCGTCGCGGAGGACCACCCCGCCGTGCGCTCGGGTCTCGTCGCCCTGCTCGACTCCGCGCCGGACATCGCCGTGGTCGCCGAGGCGGCCGACGGTGACGCCGCCCTCGCCGCGGCCCGCGAACACCGCCCCGACGTGGTCCTCACCGACGTGCGCATGCCGGGCGCGACCGGCATCGAGATCACCCCGCGCCTGCGCGAGACCGGCGCGCATGTGCTGGTCATCTCCGGGTTCGACCTCGACGAGTTCGTGCTCGGCGCCCTCGCCGCCGGCGCCGACGGCTACCTCGTGAAGTCCGAGGACCCTCAGCGCATCCTCGCCGCGATCCGCGACGTCCACCGCGGCGACGCCGTGCTCTCCGCGGCCGCGACCCGCGCCGTGGTCGCCGCGCTGCGAGGCCGGGAGGTCGCGCCCGCCGGGCCCACCTTCACCCGCCGCGAGGAGGACGTGCTGGCGCTGGTCGCCGAGGGTCTGACGAACCAGCAGATCGCGACCCGCCTGTTCGTCGAGATCACGACCGTGAAGACGCACCTGTCCAACGCGCTCATGAAGCTCGGCGTCGACTCCCGCGTGCAGGCGGCGCTGTGGTGGCAGCAGCACCGGGGGTGA
- a CDS encoding AAA family ATPase has translation MSRVLFMCGPAGSGKSTLARRLEAEGMVRLSVDVEAFARGHRTMPLPDEVQREIVVGLKQRLLELVRADQDVVVDLSFWSLAMREEWRALLAPTGVVPELVHVVADRETILARLEARNAEHADAYRLPPELAAQYVDHFEPPTPAEGPVTVVRTDLA, from the coding sequence ATGAGTCGAGTGCTGTTCATGTGCGGCCCAGCGGGGTCCGGGAAGTCCACCCTTGCTCGCCGCCTCGAGGCGGAGGGCATGGTGCGGCTGTCGGTGGACGTCGAGGCCTTCGCGCGCGGGCACCGCACGATGCCGTTGCCGGACGAGGTGCAGCGCGAGATCGTCGTCGGGCTGAAGCAGCGGCTCCTCGAGCTGGTGCGGGCCGACCAGGACGTGGTGGTGGACCTCTCGTTCTGGTCGCTCGCCATGCGCGAGGAGTGGCGCGCGCTGCTCGCCCCGACCGGCGTGGTCCCCGAGCTCGTGCACGTGGTTGCCGACCGGGAGACGATCCTCGCCCGGCTCGAGGCGCGGAACGCCGAGCATGCCGATGCCTACCGCCTGCCGCCGGAGCTGGCCGCACAGTACGTCGACCACTTCGAGCCACCGACTCCTGCGGAGGGCCCGGTCACGGTGGTCCGGACCGACCTTGCGTGA
- a CDS encoding DUF6226 family protein, which translates to MTDDPKASDVSASAAQPRASDPPAPYLGTSLWWEEEQAFAEDAAGRSDDLWGLWGPGPAPFTPEILALLSDVETAFARTGADTPPWPDPHLLPDGSSGSPEEAEYSRCLDPEKYRILGARAAAWTVVLTARGWAVAEEGVPAGSSVDVWAAPPHAGTAAATVLRPRRPEASPLVLAVTGPELPGLVVGVGEPALAVLETPDCGCDACDDGSASMLRELDEILLSVVDGSLEAHRSPTAHGVRTSFGSSEGSGEDTGGPSVRVRAAAWVEDWTPRDLQQPF; encoded by the coding sequence ATGACCGATGACCCGAAGGCCTCCGACGTGTCGGCCTCCGCCGCGCAGCCCCGAGCCTCAGACCCACCGGCCCCGTATCTCGGGACCTCGCTGTGGTGGGAGGAGGAGCAGGCCTTCGCGGAGGACGCGGCCGGGCGCAGCGACGACCTCTGGGGTCTCTGGGGTCCCGGCCCCGCGCCGTTCACCCCGGAGATCCTCGCGCTGCTGTCCGATGTTGAGACCGCCTTCGCCCGCACCGGCGCGGACACCCCGCCCTGGCCGGATCCCCACCTCCTCCCGGACGGGAGCAGCGGCTCGCCCGAGGAAGCGGAGTACAGCCGCTGCCTCGACCCCGAGAAGTACCGCATCCTCGGCGCCCGCGCCGCGGCCTGGACGGTGGTCCTCACCGCGCGCGGCTGGGCGGTCGCGGAGGAGGGCGTGCCGGCAGGGTCGTCGGTCGACGTCTGGGCCGCCCCGCCCCACGCCGGGACGGCCGCGGCGACGGTGTTGCGTCCCCGTCGGCCGGAGGCGTCGCCGCTGGTCCTCGCCGTGACCGGGCCTGAGCTGCCGGGCCTGGTGGTCGGTGTCGGGGAGCCCGCGCTGGCGGTGCTCGAGACGCCGGACTGCGGCTGCGATGCGTGCGATGACGGCTCCGCGAGCATGCTTCGCGAGCTCGACGAGATCCTGCTGTCGGTAGTCGACGGTTCCCTCGAGGCGCACCGGAGTCCCACCGCGCACGGGGTCCGCACGTCGTTTGGCTCCTCGGAGGGCTCCGGGGAGGACACGGGCGGCCCCTCGGTCCGCGTCCGTGCCGCCGCCTGGGTTGAGGACTGGACCCCGCGGGACCTGCAGCAGCCGTTCTGA
- a CDS encoding DUF5701 family protein — MTASTAASIPTATTALPSLTEQAERLIALGIHEIAGLDADALRAAAERLGTDLPLTVAADGAEGHRSDTLLALDPGLVPASALAPLMRRGEKGSAARNTGGKGSGEKEGFVVEDMTDVDDFAPVGLELPGSPVYLVTGIDRGDEFENDSPAEALEALTARERTPLLLTEGLYWVLQQPAVLERNHCFMTIGSRKRKPGRTLKDGSEKPGPLDSRTPALWISNGTGRDGAARKDAPKLGWCWWNNRHTWLGIASAADRVG, encoded by the coding sequence ATCACCGCATCCACCGCTGCCTCCATCCCCACGGCCACCACGGCTCTTCCCTCCCTCACCGAGCAGGCGGAGCGCCTGATCGCGCTCGGGATCCATGAGATCGCGGGGCTCGACGCCGACGCGCTCCGCGCCGCCGCCGAGCGTCTGGGCACCGACCTGCCCTTGACGGTCGCGGCCGACGGGGCCGAGGGACATCGGTCGGACACGCTGCTCGCCCTCGACCCGGGCCTGGTCCCGGCCTCTGCGCTCGCCCCGCTGATGCGTCGCGGCGAGAAGGGCTCGGCAGCGAGGAACACCGGAGGGAAGGGCTCGGGAGAGAAGGAGGGGTTCGTCGTCGAGGACATGACCGACGTGGACGACTTCGCCCCCGTCGGCCTCGAGCTGCCCGGATCACCGGTCTACCTGGTCACCGGCATCGATCGCGGCGACGAGTTCGAGAACGACTCCCCGGCCGAGGCGCTCGAGGCTCTCACCGCCCGCGAGCGCACCCCGCTGCTTCTCACCGAGGGGCTGTACTGGGTGCTGCAGCAGCCGGCTGTGCTCGAGCGCAACCACTGCTTCATGACGATCGGCTCGCGCAAGCGCAAGCCCGGCCGCACGCTGAAGGACGGCTCCGAGAAGCCCGGTCCGCTGGACTCCCGGACTCCGGCGCTGTGGATCTCGAACGGCACCGGCCGCGACGGCGCCGCCCGCAAGGACGCCCCGAAGCTCGGCTGGTGCTGGTGGAACAACCGCCACACGTGGCTGGGGATCGCGTCGGCCGCGGACCGCGTCGGCTGA
- a CDS encoding 3-deoxy-7-phosphoheptulonate synthase, which yields MTLLAASPTASPTADRHVASVTALPAPAELLAEMPLEPADAAQVAAHREQIRDVLDGLDDRLLVVVGPCSIHDPEAGLDYARRLAALKAELQDDLLLVMRTYFEKPRTTVGWKGLINDPRLDGSHDIAAGLRTARAFLRDVTALGLPCATEFLEPTSPQYIADLISWGAIGARTTESQIHRQLASGLSMPIGFKNGTDGGIQVALDAIGAASAPQSFLGIDADGRAALVSTTGNPDLSLILRGGADGPNCGPEHVRLAADRLVADGRTPRLVVDASHGNSGKDHLRQAEVAVELAEQVASDGAALAGIMLESNLLAGAQKLDVAEGPAGLVRGRSVTDACMGWDATVDVLRALAAGARRRRAGAGSDRAGDEPRE from the coding sequence ATGACCCTTCTCGCAGCATCCCCCACCGCATCCCCCACTGCCGACCGCCACGTCGCGAGCGTCACCGCGCTGCCCGCCCCGGCCGAGCTCCTCGCCGAGATGCCCCTCGAGCCGGCCGACGCCGCGCAGGTCGCCGCCCACCGCGAGCAGATCCGCGACGTGCTCGACGGTCTGGACGACCGCCTGCTCGTCGTCGTCGGCCCCTGCTCGATCCACGACCCCGAGGCGGGACTGGACTACGCCCGGCGCCTCGCCGCGCTGAAGGCCGAGCTGCAGGACGACCTGCTGCTGGTGATGCGCACCTACTTCGAGAAGCCGCGCACCACCGTGGGCTGGAAGGGCCTGATCAACGACCCCCGCCTCGACGGCTCCCACGACATCGCCGCCGGGCTGCGCACCGCCCGCGCCTTCCTGCGCGACGTCACCGCGCTCGGCCTGCCCTGCGCCACCGAGTTCCTCGAGCCGACCAGCCCGCAGTACATCGCGGACCTGATCAGCTGGGGCGCGATCGGGGCGCGCACCACCGAGAGCCAGATCCACCGCCAGCTCGCCTCGGGCCTGTCCATGCCGATCGGGTTCAAGAACGGCACCGACGGCGGGATCCAGGTGGCGCTGGACGCGATCGGCGCCGCCTCCGCCCCGCAGTCCTTCCTCGGGATCGACGCCGACGGACGCGCCGCGCTCGTCTCGACCACCGGCAACCCCGACCTCTCCCTGATCCTGCGCGGCGGGGCCGACGGGCCGAACTGCGGTCCCGAGCACGTGCGCCTCGCGGCGGACCGTCTCGTGGCCGACGGGCGCACCCCGCGCCTGGTCGTCGACGCCTCGCACGGCAACTCCGGCAAGGACCACCTGCGACAGGCCGAGGTCGCCGTGGAGCTCGCCGAGCAGGTCGCCTCCGACGGCGCCGCGCTCGCCGGGATCATGCTCGAGAGCAACCTCCTCGCCGGTGCGCAGAAGCTGGATGTGGCCGAGGGCCCGGCGGGTCTGGTACGCGGCCGCTCGGTGACCGATGCGTGCATGGGCTGGGACGCGACCGTGGACGTGCTGCGCGCCCTCGCTGCGGGGGCGCGGCGCCGCCGGGCGGGGGCGGGGAGTGACCGGGCGGGTGACGAGCCGCGGGAGTGA
- a CDS encoding CsbD family protein translates to MSTDEKFENNADKLGGKTKEGFGKLTGDKETETEGQVQQGKADLKDKLDDAKNTVKGAVDGLKGDNK, encoded by the coding sequence ATGAGCACCGATGAGAAGTTCGAGAACAACGCTGACAAGCTGGGCGGCAAGACCAAGGAGGGCTTCGGCAAGCTGACCGGCGACAAGGAGACCGAGACCGAGGGCCAGGTCCAGCAGGGCAAGGCCGATCTCAAGGACAAGCTCGACGACGCGAAGAACACCGTCAAGGGCGCGGTCGACGGCCTCAAGGGCGACAACAAGTGA